The genomic interval CTGGCGCACAGCTACATGGGCGTGCCCGAGCAGCTCGACCGCGACGCCGTGCTGGCCGCGCTCAAGCCGCTGCTCGAGGACCCGGCCCGGGCCAAGGTCGGCCAGCACGCCAAGTACGACATGAACGTGCTGGCGCACTACGGCATCGAGGTGCGCGGCGTGGCCTACGACACCATGCTGGAATCCTACGTGCTGGACTCCACGGCGACCCGTCACGACATGGACAGCCTGGCGCTGAAGTACCTCGGCCACGGCACCATCCGCTTCGAGGACATCGCCGGCAAGGGCGCCAAGCAGCTGACCTTCGACCAGATCGCCCTGGAGCAGGCCGGCCCCTACGCGGCCGAGGACGCCGACGTGACCCTGCGCCTGCACCAGTGCCTGTGGCAGAAGCTCGAGGCCATCCCGGCGCTGGCGAAGGTGCTGACCGAGATCGAGATGCCGCTGGTGCCGGTGCTGGCGCGCATCGAGCGCCACGGCGCGCTGGTCGACGCCAAACTGCTCGGCGAGCAGAGCCTGGAGCTGGGCGGGAAGCTGCAGCAGCTGGAGCGCGAGGCCTTTGATCTGGCCGGCGAGGCGTTCAACCTGGCCTCGCCCAAGCAGCTCTGCGCCATCCTCTACGAAAAACTCGGCCTGCCGGTCCTGTCCAAGACCGCCAAGGGCCAGCCGTCCACCGCCGAGAGCGTGCTCGCCGAGCTGGCCGAGCAGGGCTACCCGCTGCCCCAGGTGATCATGCAGCACCGCAGCCTCAGCAAGCTCAAGGGCACCTACACCGACAAGCTGCCGCAGCAGATCAACCCGCGCACCGGACGCATCCACACCAGCTACCACCAGGCGGTGACCGCCACCGGGCGGCTGTCCTCCTCGGACCCGAACCTGCAGAACATCCCGATCCGCACTCCCGAAGGCCGGCGCATCCGCCAGGCCTTCGTCGCACCGCCGGGCTACAAGCTGGTGGCCGCCGACTACTCGCAGATCGAGCTGCGCATCATGGCCCACCTGGCCCGGGACGAGGGCCTGCTGGACGCCTTCCGCCACGACCGCGACGTGCACCGCGCCACCGCCGCCGAGGTGTTCGGCGTCGAGCTGGAGCAGGTCACCCATGATCAGCGGCGCAGCGCCAAGGCGATCAACTTCGGGCTGATCTACGGGATGAGCGCCTTCGGCCTGGCCAAGCAGATCGGCGTCGACCGCAAGCAGGCCCAGGCCTACATCGACCGCTACTTCGCCAGATACCCCGGCGTGCTCGCCTACATGGAGCGCACCCGGGCGCAGGCCGCCGAGCAGGGCTACGTGGAGACCCTGTTCGGCCGCCGCCTGTACCTGCCGGAGATCCAGTCGAAGAACGGCGCCCTGCGCAAGGCCGCCGAGCGCACGGCGATCAACGCGCCGATGCAGGGCAGCGCGGCGGACATCATCAAGCGCGCCATGGTGACGGTGGACGCCTGGCTGCTGGAGAGCGGGCTGGATGCGCGGATGATCCTGCAGGTGCACGACGAACTGGTGCTGGAGGTGCGCGAGGACCAGGTCGAGGCGCTCAAGGCCGGCTTGCTGCCGCGCATGAGCGGCGCCGCCGCGCTGGACGTGCCGCTGCTGGTGGAGGCCGGGGTCGGCGGCAACTGGGACGAGGCGCACTGAGCCGCGCCGCCTCAACGCCATCGAGAAGACGGAAATTCCCCCTGGAAAGCTGCATTTTCCGCTGAAAATGTTTTTCGGTCCGACTGAACTTTTGGAGCAACCGTGCAGTCAGACCCGTACGACTGGCTGAAAAGCCTCTCGATGCTCCTTGTTGTGTTAAGTGTTGGCAGATATTCGGACTCCCTGGAGTCCGAAGTTAAACCCCGGACTTCTCCCTCCCCCACATGAAGTCCGGGGTTTTTTTTGCTTCATTGCCTCGGCCCGGGCATCGCGGTCCGGCGGAGCGGTTCGCCCGGGAAACCTGAAACCGGGGAAAAAGACGGCACAGCCGGCCGGAAAACGGAAACGGAAAGGCGCCGATACGGCCCCGGTTGCGCGGGAGAGGCCGACGGCGTGGCATTGGCGTAGGGAGTGAGGGCGGCTCTCCCGCCGCTTCGATCGCCAGGGGGGGGGCAGGGGAGCGGGAGAGCCTAACGCGGTAACGGCCCGGTCGGAGGTCCGGGCCGGAAAATGCTTAGCGGATGGTGCGCAGCGCGTCGCTGGCGTCGGCCAGGGCGGTGGTCTTGGGCTTCTTCGGATGCGGACGGTTGCCGCGGATCTCGACCTTGTCGCCGGCGGCGAAGACGCGGTTCGGCGAGCGCACCGTCTTCAGCTCGCCACTGTCGGTGCGGACCACGTAGGCACGGTCGCTGCCACCAGTTGCGTCCTGGGCGGAGCCGCCGAACAGCGCACCGATGCCGGCACCGACCAGGGCGCCGATCGGCCCGCCAACGGCGCCGACCATCATGCCGGTCATGCCACCTGTTGCCTTGCCGGAGGTCTGATCCTTCACTTCACGAACGATCTCGTCTGCGTTGACGGTGCCGATGGTGGTCAGCAGGCCAAAGGTCAGAGCCAGGATGCCGAGCTTTTTCATGGCGGTTCCTCCGAGGAACTTTCAGTGGGCTACATCATGGTTATTCCACGAAACATGCCAGAGGGGTTGGCACGTAGAATCAATGACTTAGCTTCCTTTCCCCGGGCCGATTCGCGACAAAATGTCACGTCACGGACAAGCGCTTGTCGGAACTCCTCCCAAAAAATGAACTTTCATTGATCCAGGTCAAGAAATCGTAGCCGCGCTTGTGCTTGCCCGCCTTGTGGGCGACGGATGGAGTTGCCGGACGGACAGGTTTGATACAGGACAGAGGAGGAGCGGCACGGCCACGGCGCAGCGCTGGCGATGGTCGCTGGCAAGGTGGGCGCGCTCGTGCGGCGTGCGGCGTGTGGCGTGTGGCGTGTGGCGGGCGGGGAGGGAAAGGCGCTCCCGGCAGAGGGCGGCGAGGCAGCGGCCGGGAGCGGTCCGCTCAGTTGGGCGCGCGCAGCGCCTTGCTCTCGCCGTCGCTGCCCCCGGTCTCGTAGCTGCGCTCGCTGAGACCGGCAGCCTCCTGGGCGGTGCCGCCGAACAGCGCGCCGATGCCGGCACCGATCAGCATGCCGAGCGGGCCGCCGATGGCGCCGATCATCATGCCGTTCATGCCACCCAGCGACCTGCCGGTGGTCTGGTCTTCGGTTTCCTT from Azotobacter salinestris carries:
- the polA gene encoding DNA polymerase I — protein: MAQTPLVLVDGSSYLYRAFHALPPLTTSAGLPTGAVKGVLNMLLSLRRQYPDSPFAVVFDAKGPTFRDELFEHYKSHRPPMPDDLRVQIEALHACVRALGLPLLCIDGVEADDVIGTLACSSAAVDRPVVISTGDKDMAQLVDGHISLVNTMTGSRLDRAGVVEKFGVGPELIIDFLALMGDKVDNIPGVPGVGEKTALGLLQGLGGGLDTIYASLDKVAELPIRGARSLAARLEEHREMAYLSYQLATIKTDVALDIEVEALHPAAADRTALIELYRELEFKSWLDELLREAGADGPAADPAAPQAHYETVLDRERFAAWLGKLAQAELIAFDSETTSLDAQQAELVGLSFAVSPHEAAYIPLAHSYMGVPEQLDRDAVLAALKPLLEDPARAKVGQHAKYDMNVLAHYGIEVRGVAYDTMLESYVLDSTATRHDMDSLALKYLGHGTIRFEDIAGKGAKQLTFDQIALEQAGPYAAEDADVTLRLHQCLWQKLEAIPALAKVLTEIEMPLVPVLARIERHGALVDAKLLGEQSLELGGKLQQLEREAFDLAGEAFNLASPKQLCAILYEKLGLPVLSKTAKGQPSTAESVLAELAEQGYPLPQVIMQHRSLSKLKGTYTDKLPQQINPRTGRIHTSYHQAVTATGRLSSSDPNLQNIPIRTPEGRRIRQAFVAPPGYKLVAADYSQIELRIMAHLARDEGLLDAFRHDRDVHRATAAEVFGVELEQVTHDQRRSAKAINFGLIYGMSAFGLAKQIGVDRKQAQAYIDRYFARYPGVLAYMERTRAQAAEQGYVETLFGRRLYLPEIQSKNGALRKAAERTAINAPMQGSAADIIKRAMVTVDAWLLESGLDARMILQVHDELVLEVREDQVEALKAGLLPRMSGAAALDVPLLVEAGVGGNWDEAH